Proteins encoded in a region of the Campylobacter geochelonis genome:
- the selA gene encoding L-seryl-tRNA(Sec) selenium transferase → MKITLPKIDKLVLRAEFSELFAPLVLKLAKEVIQKEREKAVKNLPYLNEDEIVKKIKNEYKEYENLELKPLINATGVVLHTNLGRSVISKEILNKALKTITSYSNLEYNVALGKRGERYAYTSKLCSMLFECEDAVVVNNNASAVFLVLNTFAKGKETIVSRGELVEIGGSFRVPEVMSNSGTTLKEVGTTNKTKISDYEGAISEDTALLMKVHPSNFTISGFSQSTSLEEISNLAKKRGILDYYDLGSAYLNELPYSLGKLEPPLKKVLESGVSLVSFSGDKLFGSVQCGIIIGKKELIDKIKKNQLMRMLRVDKITLSLLNESLKAYINKEFHLIQTQHQIYKSLDELEKMANLVKEQINANCEVVKTTTFVGGGTMPCRQYPSVALAFTANPEELEAKFREKLIIGRIENDKFMLDFRSVMDENLDEIIRVCKELFDDK, encoded by the coding sequence ATGAAAATAACTCTGCCTAAAATCGACAAGCTTGTTTTAAGAGCCGAATTTAGCGAACTTTTTGCGCCACTTGTTTTAAAACTTGCAAAAGAAGTTATTCAAAAAGAGCGAGAAAAAGCGGTAAAAAATCTACCTTATTTAAACGAAGATGAGATAGTAAAAAAGATAAAAAACGAGTATAAAGAGTATGAAAATTTAGAACTAAAACCTCTTATAAACGCAACTGGCGTTGTGCTTCATACAAATTTAGGAAGAAGCGTTATAAGTAAAGAAATTTTAAACAAAGCCTTAAAAACCATAACTTCATACTCAAATTTAGAATACAACGTAGCGCTTGGAAAACGTGGCGAACGATATGCTTATACAAGCAAACTTTGCTCTATGCTTTTTGAGTGCGAAGACGCAGTTGTGGTAAACAACAACGCAAGTGCTGTTTTTTTGGTGCTTAATACTTTTGCAAAAGGCAAAGAAACCATCGTAAGCAGAGGCGAGCTTGTAGAAATTGGCGGAAGCTTTAGAGTTCCTGAGGTTATGAGTAACTCTGGGACAACCTTAAAAGAGGTTGGAACTACAAATAAAACTAAAATAAGCGATTATGAAGGCGCTATTAGCGAAGATACGGCACTTTTGATGAAAGTTCATCCATCAAATTTTACTATAAGTGGATTTAGCCAAAGTACTAGTTTAGAAGAGATTTCAAATTTAGCTAAAAAGCGCGGCATTTTAGACTACTATGATTTAGGAAGTGCTTATTTAAACGAGCTTCCATACTCTCTTGGCAAGCTTGAACCACCTCTTAAAAAAGTGCTTGAAAGTGGCGTTAGTCTAGTTAGTTTTAGCGGTGATAAACTCTTTGGAAGCGTTCAGTGTGGCATCATCATAGGTAAAAAAGAGCTTATAGATAAAATCAAAAAAAATCAACTTATGCGTATGTTAAGAGTCGATAAAATAACTCTTAGCCTTTTAAATGAGAGCTTAAAAGCGTATATAAATAAAGAATTTCATCTCATCCAAACTCAGCACCAAATTTATAAAAGTTTAGATGAGCTTGAAAAAATGGCAAATTTAGTAAAAGAGCAAATCAACGCAAACTGCGAAGTCGTTAAGACTACAACATTTGTTGGCGGTGGAACCATGCCATGTCGCCAGTATCCATCGGTAGCTCTTGCATTTACCGCAAATCCAGAGGAGCTAGAGGCTAAATTTAGAGAAAAACTTATCATCGGTCGCATTGAAAATGATAAATTTATGCTTGATTTTAGAAGTGTGATGGATGAGAATTTAGATGAAATTATAAGAGTTTGTAAGGAATTATTTGATGATAAATAG
- the selB gene encoding selenocysteine-specific translation elongation factor produces MNSLIIGTSGHIDHGKTALIKALNGFEGDKMEAEIKRGITIDLSFSNLKNDSANIAFIDVPGHENLVKTMISGAYAFDAAMLVVASDDSLMPQTKEHIEILSILGVKSIILVITKCDLTDKTKQKKVEAEVKDFILNYKNLEILQTFFVSIKDKPSIDELKNYLFTLKPKERESGVVTRYYIDRIFSLKGIGTVVTGSLVEGEIKKNEKLVCLDLDKVVSVRSVQVHESFLNLATSPNRVALNLTDIPTSMLAKGQILSKKGFFRGFKEVDCLFKGEISHNQNVIFCIGSRQVSAKCTILSDKNKEKFVTFKFNKAVFAKFNEPFVVLANSRVIGGGKVLNPVSEPLKKSEKINLLLSLSQKDFKKAFEILSSFHRHGFGIISSYQRFGIEHEKALLIALELKNVFVDKDSLCIYSNQALQDLKNTIKFIISKNEFAVFSAQSIALRINWASQSLTALALNELEKEGLVEKNGLLFIKKGVDFSKIKESLNDKIYTILENSSLAPQAPYNIYDELDIDRQTGDNALKALTRAKKVVRLAHNLFITSSNLNLAMTKLRNIIKKDGKVNVANAKNELGLSRKFIISYLEYLDNFGDIVKSDNDRMFVD; encoded by the coding sequence ATAAATAGTTTGATTATCGGCACTTCAGGGCATATAGATCACGGCAAAACCGCACTTATAAAAGCACTAAATGGCTTTGAGGGCGATAAAATGGAAGCTGAAATTAAGCGTGGCATAACCATAGACCTAAGCTTTTCAAATTTAAAAAACGATAGCGCAAACATCGCATTTATCGATGTTCCAGGGCATGAAAATTTAGTAAAAACTATGATAAGTGGAGCTTACGCTTTTGATGCGGCGATGCTAGTTGTCGCAAGCGATGACTCTCTTATGCCGCAGACTAAAGAGCATATAGAAATTCTCTCTATCCTTGGTGTTAAAAGCATTATTTTAGTCATAACAAAGTGCGATTTAACAGATAAAACAAAGCAAAAAAAGGTTGAAGCTGAGGTTAAAGATTTTATCTTAAATTATAAAAATTTAGAAATTTTGCAAACTTTTTTTGTAAGCATAAAAGATAAACCTAGCATCGATGAGCTTAAAAACTATCTTTTCACACTAAAGCCAAAAGAGCGTGAAAGTGGCGTTGTTACACGGTATTACATCGACCGCATTTTTAGCCTAAAAGGCATAGGAACGGTTGTAACTGGAAGCTTGGTTGAAGGTGAGATTAAAAAAAATGAGAAGCTAGTTTGTCTTGATTTAGACAAAGTTGTAAGTGTAAGAAGCGTTCAAGTTCATGAAAGCTTCCTAAACTTAGCAACTTCTCCAAACAGAGTAGCGCTAAATTTAACTGACATTCCAACCAGTATGTTAGCAAAAGGACAAATTCTAAGCAAAAAGGGTTTTTTTAGAGGTTTTAAAGAGGTTGATTGTCTTTTTAAGGGTGAAATTTCTCATAATCAAAACGTAATTTTTTGTATAGGAAGCAGGCAAGTAAGTGCAAAATGCACCATTTTAAGCGATAAAAATAAAGAGAAATTTGTAACTTTTAAATTTAATAAAGCTGTTTTTGCTAAATTTAACGAGCCTTTTGTAGTGCTTGCCAACTCCCGTGTTATCGGTGGCGGAAAAGTTTTAAACCCAGTTAGTGAGCCGCTTAAAAAAAGCGAAAAGATAAATTTACTTTTAAGCTTGTCTCAAAAAGATTTTAAAAAAGCTTTTGAGATTTTAAGCAGTTTTCACAGACATGGTTTTGGTATTATTTCAAGTTACCAAAGGTTTGGAATCGAGCATGAAAAAGCCCTTTTAATCGCACTTGAACTTAAAAATGTCTTTGTAGATAAAGATAGTCTTTGCATTTACTCAAATCAAGCCTTGCAAGATCTTAAAAATACTATCAAATTTATCATCTCTAAAAACGAATTTGCGGTATTTTCAGCTCAAAGTATTGCTTTAAGGATAAATTGGGCTAGCCAAAGTCTAACGGCATTAGCCCTAAATGAGTTAGAAAAAGAGGGATTGGTTGAGAAAAATGGCTTGCTTTTTATCAAAAAAGGGGTGGATTTTTCTAAGATAAAAGAGAGTTTAAATGATAAAATTTACACTATTTTAGAAAACAGCTCTCTTGCTCCACAAGCGCCATATAACATCTACGATGAGCTTGATATCGACCGGCAAACTGGCGATAACGCGCTTAAAGCTCTAACAAGAGCTAAAAAGGTAGTTCGCCTAGCACACAATCTTTTTATAACAAGCAGTAACCTAAATTTAGCCATGACAAAGCTAAGAAATATCATCAAAAAAGATGGCAAAGTAAATGTAGCAAATGCCAAAAACGAGCTTGGGCTGAGTCGTAAATTTATCATATCATATCTTGAATACCTAGATAACTTCGGCGATATCGTTAAGAGTGATAATGATAGAATGTTTGTGGATTAA
- a CDS encoding thioredoxin fold domain-containing protein, with protein MKKLVLTSLVAATAVFAATNEEILSLYSGMPHDIKSEIAKREAVKEAPEFDLVVVKLSQGQRSQEEIMFTKGDFLIPDLINLKTGESYKAKYQQSALEKNLAFAYKNEKAENIIKLGNDPKKPTIIMFTDPECPYCRMEMDKIDDTLKHSNVEVIMTSVHGSSGDAKGFKIYQETKSAKTDADKLKIIKKYYDPDLKDVKASPAEIQRMREIANKYFEAGLKGVPTIIEKDKLN; from the coding sequence ATGAAAAAGTTAGTATTAACTTCACTGGTTGCTGCTACGGCAGTATTTGCTGCTACGAATGAGGAAATTTTATCTCTTTACTCTGGTATGCCTCACGACATAAAAAGCGAAATCGCAAAAAGAGAGGCTGTAAAAGAAGCTCCTGAGTTTGATCTGGTTGTTGTTAAGTTAAGCCAAGGTCAAAGAAGTCAAGAAGAGATTATGTTTACAAAGGGCGATTTTTTAATCCCTGATTTGATAAATTTAAAAACTGGTGAGAGCTATAAGGCTAAATATCAACAAAGCGCACTAGAGAAAAATCTAGCTTTTGCTTACAAAAACGAAAAAGCAGAAAACATCATCAAACTAGGAAATGACCCTAAAAAGCCAACTATTATTATGTTTACAGATCCAGAGTGTCCGTATTGTCGTATGGAGATGGATAAGATTGATGATACGTTAAAACATAGCAATGTTGAAGTTATCATGACTTCAGTTCATGGTTCAAGTGGCGATGCAAAGGGCTTTAAAATTTATCAAGAGACAAAAAGCGCAAAAACAGATGCAGATAAATTAAAAATTATCAAAAAATACTATGATCCAGATTTAAAAGATGTTAAAGCATCTCCTGCTGAAATCCAAAGAATGAGAGAGATAGCAAACAAATACTTTGAAGCCGGTCTTAAAGGCGTTCCAACTATCATCGAAAAAGATAAATTAAACTAA
- the gdhA gene encoding NADP-specific glutamate dehydrogenase, translated as MSTKEYVNGVLHNIKRISPRQPIFFQAATEVLTSLVPLFEREGKYEKHSILERIIMPERTTIFRTTYINDAGKACVHFGYRVEFNSAIGPYKGGLRFHPTANLDVLKFLGFEQIFKNSLTGLNIGAGKGGANFDPKGKSDGEIMRFCQSFMNELFKLIGDVKDVPAGDIGVGGREIGYMFGQYKKLTNRFDGALTGKGLSWGGSLARTEATGYGSVYFAAEMLAKKGADLEGKKCSISGSGNVAIYTAEKLYDFGALPITVSDSTGYIYDKEGVDVALLKRLKEVERVGLKEYVKERKNAVFTPVSAYEEGRNGVWDVPCDAAFPSATQNELNLEDITTLYGNGCRLVCEGANMPSTLEAIEFMLSKKDFLFGPAKAANAGGVATSGLEMAQNAGMASWSFEEVDGKLHDIMRHIFKVSYDTSVEFGDEGNLVLGANIAGFRKVADAMIDQGYV; from the coding sequence ATGAGTACCAAAGAGTATGTCAATGGCGTTTTGCACAACATAAAACGCATTTCGCCACGTCAGCCTATATTTTTTCAGGCAGCAACAGAGGTTCTAACTAGCCTAGTTCCGCTTTTCGAGCGAGAGGGCAAGTATGAAAAACACAGCATTTTAGAGCGTATTATAATGCCAGAGCGAACTACGATTTTTCGCACGACTTATATAAACGATGCTGGAAAAGCGTGTGTTCATTTTGGTTATAGAGTCGAGTTTAACTCAGCTATCGGACCTTATAAAGGTGGTTTGAGATTTCACCCAACTGCGAATTTAGATGTTTTAAAATTCCTTGGATTTGAGCAAATTTTTAAAAACTCATTAACAGGACTAAACATCGGCGCTGGAAAAGGTGGAGCAAATTTTGACCCTAAGGGCAAAAGTGATGGCGAAATTATGAGATTTTGTCAGTCATTTATGAATGAGCTTTTCAAACTTATAGGCGATGTTAAAGATGTTCCAGCTGGCGATATCGGCGTTGGCGGACGTGAGATTGGATATATGTTTGGTCAGTATAAAAAGCTAACAAACCGCTTTGATGGAGCTTTGACTGGTAAAGGTTTAAGCTGGGGCGGAAGTTTGGCAAGAACAGAAGCAACAGGATATGGTTCGGTTTATTTTGCAGCTGAGATGTTGGCAAAAAAAGGTGCTGATTTGGAGGGCAAAAAATGTAGTATAAGTGGCTCTGGAAATGTTGCTATTTATACAGCTGAAAAACTATATGATTTTGGCGCGTTGCCTATCACAGTTAGCGATTCTACTGGATATATTTATGATAAAGAGGGCGTGGATGTTGCGCTTTTAAAACGCTTAAAAGAGGTTGAGCGTGTTGGGTTGAAAGAGTATGTTAAAGAGCGTAAAAATGCAGTATTTACCCCAGTGAGCGCGTATGAAGAGGGAAGAAATGGTGTTTGGGACGTTCCATGTGACGCGGCTTTCCCAAGTGCTACGCAAAATGAGCTAAATTTAGAAGATATAACAACGCTTTATGGCAACGGTTGCCGTCTGGTTTGTGAGGGTGCAAATATGCCAAGTACGCTTGAGGCGATTGAGTTTATGTTAAGCAAAAAAGACTTCTTGTTTGGTCCAGCAAAAGCTGCAAATGCAGGCGGTGTTGCAACTAGCGGCTTAGAAATGGCGCAAAATGCAGGCATGGCGAGCTGGAGTTTTGAAGAGGTTGATGGAAAACTTCACGATATCATGAGACATATTTTTAAAGTTAGTTATGATACTTCTGTGGAATTTGGAGATGAAGGCAACTTAGTTCTTGGCGCAAATATCGCTGGATTTAGAAAAGTTGCTGATGCGATGATAGATCAAGGATATGTGTAG
- a CDS encoding MqnA/MqnD/SBP family protein produces the protein MIFGKIDYLNLLPFHIFLKKYSLPSYVKKTIEFKKGVPSLLNRALYNRKIDAAVISSIESRRSKYKKLNMGIVAKTSVKSVLVRKNSTPKLDSASMTSNMLARVLDKKGEVIIGDRALKHYLNEGKDKFYDLGEIWHQKTNLPFVFAVFCYTNSGESYKKLVNKFLQKNIKIPSYILNKYAKTRGISSDDIKWYLKFISYKIGQKESLALNLYIRKARQLNFNPNTKENT, from the coding sequence ATGATTTTTGGAAAAATTGACTATCTAAATTTACTACCATTTCACATTTTTTTAAAAAAATACTCACTTCCTAGCTATGTCAAAAAAACTATTGAGTTTAAAAAAGGCGTTCCAAGCCTCTTAAATCGCGCGCTATATAACAGAAAAATAGACGCAGCAGTCATATCGAGCATAGAAAGTAGACGAAGCAAATACAAAAAACTAAATATGGGCATAGTGGCTAAAACTAGCGTAAAAAGCGTTTTAGTCCGCAAAAACTCTACTCCAAAACTAGACAGCGCTTCCATGACTTCAAACATGTTAGCTCGAGTTCTTGATAAAAAAGGCGAGGTTATCATAGGAGATCGCGCTTTAAAACACTACCTAAACGAAGGCAAAGATAAATTTTATGACTTAGGCGAAATTTGGCATCAAAAGACAAATTTGCCATTTGTTTTTGCTGTTTTTTGCTACACAAACAGTGGTGAAAGTTATAAAAAACTAGTTAATAAATTCTTACAAAAAAATATCAAAATCCCAAGCTACATACTAAACAAATACGCTAAAACAAGAGGCATTAGCTCAGATGATATCAAGTGGTATCTTAAATTTATATCTTATAAAATCGGGCAAAAAGAGAGCCTCGCACTTAATCTTTACATACGAAAAGCAAGACAATTAAATTTCAACCCCAATACAAAGGAAAACACATGA
- the upp gene encoding uracil phosphoribosyltransferase has product MQNLPNIKQISHPLIKHKLSILRDVRTDPFQFRMLIDEISYLMLFEASSDLKLKTVDITTPVAKTKGEKLGCKIMICPILRAALGMLDAVFKLIPDASVGFLGFQRNEKSLEAEFFYAKLPKDYKERTAIIIDPMFATGGTAIDSVKFLREKGVKDIKFISIIAAPEGLERFAKVYPDVEVYVANIDDGLDEKGYIVPGLGDAGDRVFNTLN; this is encoded by the coding sequence ATGCAAAATTTACCAAACATAAAACAAATTTCGCACCCTCTAATTAAGCATAAGCTTTCGATTTTAAGGGATGTTAGAACTGATCCGTTTCAGTTTAGGATGCTAATCGATGAGATTAGCTACTTAATGCTTTTTGAGGCAAGTAGCGATTTGAAGCTAAAAACAGTTGATATAACAACTCCTGTTGCTAAAACAAAGGGCGAAAAGCTTGGTTGCAAGATTATGATTTGTCCGATTTTACGAGCGGCTTTAGGTATGCTTGATGCGGTTTTTAAGCTGATTCCAGATGCAAGTGTTGGCTTTTTGGGCTTTCAGCGAAATGAAAAGAGTTTAGAAGCTGAGTTTTTTTACGCAAAATTGCCAAAAGATTATAAAGAAAGAACCGCTATAATAATTGACCCTATGTTTGCAACTGGTGGAACAGCGATTGATAGTGTGAAGTTTTTACGCGAAAAAGGGGTTAAGGATATTAAATTTATCTCTATTATCGCAGCGCCTGAAGGGCTAGAAAGATTTGCCAAAGTTTATCCAGATGTTGAAGTTTACGTGGCAAATATAGATGATGGATTAGATGAAAAAGGCTATATCGTTCCTGGACTAGGCGATGCTGGAGATAGAGTTTTTAACACATTAAATTAA
- a CDS encoding nicotinate phosphoribosyltransferase — MQDLALLTDFYQLSMMQGYFREKKEQVAVFDMYFRKHPCGGAYAVLCGIDSVVEYISGLKFSKSDIEYLKSLNFFDDEFLNYLENFKFSGEIYAIKEGSIVFAHEPLVRVRAKIIEAQLIETAILSMINFQTLIATKASRVVRSAVNDPVMEFGLRRAQEKDAGVYGSRASVIAGCAGTSNVLAGKMFGLSVLGTHSHSWIQSFDSELEAFRAYARNYPDATVLLVDTYDVLQSGVINAITVFKELREAGHEPVGIRIDSGDLEYLSKQARVMLDEAGFKNAKITGSNDLDEYSIEHLKNLGAKIDNWGVGTKLITSYDHPSLGGVYKLAATQKDGKIEPKIKISNDPRKINNPGFKQIYRLYDKDTNKALADLITTDDEVIDESKEFEIFHPLYTYKRRLVKNFYAKKLLEPLFIDGKFVGKKRSVKEIAKFHQEEKASFWDEHLRNINPQSYKVDLSQKLWEIRENLLQEYRTKI, encoded by the coding sequence ATGCAAGATTTGGCGTTGCTTACGGATTTTTATCAACTAAGTATGATGCAAGGGTATTTTAGAGAGAAAAAAGAGCAAGTGGCTGTTTTTGATATGTATTTTAGAAAACACCCATGTGGTGGTGCTTATGCGGTGCTTTGTGGGATTGATTCTGTGGTTGAGTATATAAGTGGTTTAAAATTTAGCAAAAGCGATATTGAGTATTTAAAAAGCCTAAATTTCTTTGACGATGAGTTTTTAAACTATCTTGAAAATTTTAAATTCAGCGGTGAGATTTACGCTATAAAAGAGGGAAGCATAGTTTTTGCGCACGAGCCGTTAGTGCGCGTAAGAGCTAAAATCATCGAAGCCCAGCTAATCGAAACTGCGATTTTATCAATGATAAATTTCCAAACCTTAATCGCAACAAAAGCATCTCGCGTTGTAAGAAGTGCCGTAAATGACCCTGTTATGGAGTTTGGACTGCGACGTGCGCAAGAAAAAGATGCTGGAGTTTATGGCTCGCGAGCTTCTGTTATAGCAGGTTGCGCTGGCACATCAAATGTGCTAGCTGGCAAGATGTTTGGACTAAGCGTGCTTGGAACGCACTCTCACTCGTGGATTCAAAGCTTTGATAGCGAGCTTGAGGCGTTTCGTGCGTATGCGAGAAACTATCCAGATGCGACCGTTTTGTTAGTCGATACTTACGATGTGCTTCAAAGTGGCGTGATAAATGCGATAACTGTTTTTAAAGAGCTTAGAGAAGCTGGGCATGAGCCGGTAGGAATTCGCATTGATTCTGGAGATTTGGAGTATCTGTCAAAACAAGCAAGAGTGATGTTAGATGAGGCTGGATTTAAAAATGCTAAAATCACAGGCTCAAATGACTTAGATGAATACTCAATCGAACATCTTAAAAACTTAGGCGCAAAGATTGATAACTGGGGAGTTGGCACGAAGTTAATCACATCGTATGACCATCCAAGTTTGGGTGGAGTTTATAAACTAGCCGCGACTCAAAAAGATGGAAAAATCGAGCCAAAGATAAAGATTTCAAACGATCCTAGAAAGATAAATAACCCCGGTTTTAAACAAATTTACCGCCTTTATGATAAAGATACGAACAAGGCTTTGGCGGATTTGATAACGACTGATGATGAGGTTATCGATGAGAGCAAAGAGTTTGAAATTTTTCACCCACTTTATACCTATAAAAGGCGTTTAGTGAAGAATTTTTATGCTAAAAAACTGCTTGAGCCGCTTTTTATAGATGGCAAATTTGTTGGAAAAAAACGAAGCGTGAAAGAGATAGCTAAATTCCATCAAGAAGAAAAAGCGAGTTTTTGGGATGAGCATTTAAGAAACATAAACCCGCAAAGCTATAAAGTAGATTTATCGCAAAAACTGTGGGAAATAAGAGAAAATTTACTACAAGAATATAGAACTAAAATATAA
- a CDS encoding malic enzyme-like NAD(P)-binding protein, whose product MTIKYTKEEALDYHIGGKIGIDVKTPVKTAKDLTLAYSPGVAEPCKEIEADPQAAYKYTNKANLVAVISDGSAVLGLGDIGAAASKPVMEGKSVLFKKFANVDAFDIEINESDPKKIVEICKAISVTFGGINLEDIKAPKCFEIEKELQEAVNIPVMHDDQHGTAIITTAGLINALEISGKKIKDIKIVVSGSGAAGIACARMYRALGVEHILMVDSKGVIHSKRENLTKEKLEFASDTDARTMADAINGADMFLGLSKPGVLTKEMIKTMAPYPIIFALANPVPEIYPEEIKEVRDDAMIGTGRSDYPNQVNNVLGFPYIFRGALDVRAKKITENMKMAAAKALAALAKEPVPAEVCEALGAKDIKFGIEYIIPNPFDKRVLGVVSTAVAKAAFDDGVARVDSFDAKEYKKSLEKR is encoded by the coding sequence ATGACTATAAAATACACCAAAGAAGAGGCGTTAGACTATCACATTGGCGGAAAGATTGGCATAGATGTTAAAACTCCAGTTAAAACGGCAAAAGACTTAACGCTAGCCTATAGCCCAGGCGTTGCTGAGCCTTGCAAAGAAATCGAAGCAGATCCGCAAGCAGCTTATAAATATACAAATAAAGCAAATTTAGTAGCAGTTATCAGCGATGGAAGTGCTGTTTTGGGACTTGGCGATATCGGCGCGGCGGCTAGTAAGCCAGTTATGGAGGGCAAATCTGTTTTGTTTAAAAAATTTGCAAATGTTGATGCCTTTGATATCGAGATAAACGAAAGCGATCCAAAAAAAATTGTTGAGATTTGCAAGGCGATTTCTGTTACTTTTGGTGGTATAAATTTAGAAGATATTAAAGCTCCAAAGTGCTTTGAGATAGAAAAAGAGCTTCAAGAAGCGGTAAATATACCTGTTATGCACGATGATCAGCATGGAACTGCGATTATAACAACGGCGGGGCTAATAAACGCACTTGAGATAAGTGGCAAAAAAATCAAAGATATAAAAATCGTTGTTAGCGGAAGTGGTGCGGCTGGTATAGCGTGCGCTAGAATGTATAGAGCTCTTGGTGTGGAGCATATTTTGATGGTAGATTCAAAAGGTGTAATCCACTCAAAAAGAGAAAATTTAACCAAAGAAAAACTAGAGTTTGCCAGCGATACAGATGCAAGAACTATGGCAGATGCGATAAATGGTGCAGATATGTTTCTTGGACTTAGCAAACCTGGCGTTTTAACCAAAGAGATGATAAAAACTATGGCGCCTTATCCGATAATTTTCGCACTTGCAAACCCAGTTCCAGAAATTTATCCAGAAGAGATTAAAGAGGTCAGAGATGATGCGATGATAGGAACTGGAAGAAGCGATTATCCAAATCAAGTAAATAACGTGCTTGGTTTTCCATATATCTTTCGTGGCGCGCTTGATGTAAGAGCTAAAAAGATAACTGAAAATATGAAAATGGCAGCGGCAAAAGCTCTAGCAGCTCTAGCAAAAGAGCCAGTTCCAGCTGAAGTTTGCGAGGCTTTAGGAGCCAAAGATATCAAATTTGGCATAGAATACATCATCCCAAATCCTTTTGATAAAAGAGTTTTGGGCGTGGTTTCAACAGCGGTCGCAAAGGCTGCTTTTGATGATGGCGTAGCAAGAGTTGATAGCTTTGATGCAAAAGAGTATAAGAAAAGTTTAGAAAAAAGATAG
- the gltX gene encoding glutamate--tRNA ligase, translated as MIVTRFAPSPTGYLHIGGLRTALYNYLYARANGGKFLLRIEDTDLKRNSKEAAEAIVEAFKWCKLDFDGEMVYQSSRFDLYKEYVQKLLDEGKAYKCYMSKDELDALRKEQEAAKQRPKYDGRYREFNGMPPEGIEPVVRIKAPLDGVIEFNDGVKGEIKFNCADILDDFIIARSDGTPTYNFTVVIDDALMGVTDVIRGDDHLSNTPKQIVLYEALGFKVPKFYHVAMINGSDGQKLSKRHGATDVMEYKKMGYLSEALLNFLVRLGWSHGDDEIFSMDEMKKLFDPTHLSKSASTFNQSKLEWLNSHYIKTVSFERLVDELKHFGLNLKEIKHAKLLVDSLRERSKTLVEMANSAKALLNKPKEYDEKAYKKFINENSLNLLAKFSEILDEDLNASGYEEKTIKFLEENEAKLKDLAQPLRVAITGTSVSPSIFEVIEILGSKEVKERIEKLINK; from the coding sequence ATGATTGTAACTCGATTTGCACCTTCACCAACAGGATATCTTCACATCGGTGGGCTTAGAACAGCACTTTATAACTACCTTTATGCAAGGGCAAATGGTGGCAAGTTTTTACTTCGCATAGAAGATACAGACTTAAAACGAAACTCAAAAGAGGCGGCTGAAGCGATAGTAGAGGCGTTTAAATGGTGCAAACTTGATTTTGATGGTGAGATGGTTTATCAAAGTTCTAGATTTGATTTATACAAAGAGTATGTTCAAAAGCTCCTAGATGAGGGCAAAGCGTATAAATGCTATATGAGCAAAGATGAGCTTGATGCTTTAAGAAAAGAGCAAGAAGCGGCAAAACAGCGACCAAAATACGATGGCAGATACCGAGAATTTAATGGCATGCCACCAGAAGGAATTGAGCCAGTTGTCCGCATAAAAGCTCCTCTTGATGGCGTGATTGAGTTTAATGATGGCGTTAAAGGCGAGATTAAATTTAACTGTGCAGATATATTAGATGATTTTATAATAGCAAGAAGTGATGGAACTCCAACTTATAATTTTACCGTTGTAATTGATGATGCGCTAATGGGCGTAACTGATGTCATAAGAGGCGACGATCACCTTTCAAATACTCCAAAACAGATAGTTTTATACGAAGCGCTTGGCTTTAAAGTGCCAAAATTTTACCACGTTGCTATGATAAACGGAAGCGATGGTCAAAAGCTCTCTAAAAGGCATGGCGCAACCGATGTTATGGAGTATAAAAAGATGGGTTATCTAAGTGAAGCGCTTTTAAATTTCTTAGTTAGACTTGGTTGGAGTCATGGCGATGATGAGATTTTTTCTATGGATGAGATGAAAAAACTCTTTGATCCAACTCATCTTAGTAAATCTGCTAGCACCTTTAATCAAAGCAAACTAGAGTGGCTAAACTCGCACTATATAAAAACCGTTAGCTTTGAAAGGCTAGTTGATGAGTTAAAGCACTTTGGACTAAATTTAAAAGAGATAAAACACGCTAAACTTTTGGTTGATTCGTTAAGAGAGAGAAGCAAAACGCTAGTTGAGATGGCAAATTCTGCAAAAGCTTTATTAAATAAGCCAAAAGAATATGATGAAAAAGCCTATAAAAAATTTATTAATGAAAATAGTCTAAACTTGCTTGCAAAATTTAGCGAAATTTTAGATGAGGATTTAAACGCATCTGGATATGAAGAAAAAACCATTAAATTTTTAGAAGAAAACGAAGCTAAGTTAAAAGATTTGGCTCAACCTTTAAGAGTGGCTATAACTGGGACAAGTGTGAGTCCATCTATCTTTGAAGTTATAGAAATTCTAGGAAGCAAAGAAGTTAAAGAAAGAATAGAAAAATTAATAAATAAATAA